The genomic DNA ACCCGACTCAGCCAACTCCCAAAAACCTCCAGTCCGTCCCCTCTGGTTGGTCTAGCATCCGCATCGGTGGCTTGTACTCGTAGTTGCTGGGAAGATACGTCGACATCAAGAGTGGATGCGTCTCCGTCATCGGCTGCTGTCCCGCATAGGACGCGGGCTGGTGATATGTTTGCGCTGGCGGTACATAGTTCACGACGCGATTTGCTTCGTACCGCTGTTGCATCAACTGTAGATACTGTTGCTCGACCTGTTGTTGCATCTGCTGTATCTCCAAAGGCGGCGAAACGGCAACGTTCTGAGTCACAAGGGGTGGCGGTGCTGGCTGCGGTTCGGGGACCATCTGGGTCATCGGTAGATTCTGTTGCTGCGGTGGTGGGTAGAAGTCGTGGCTGGGGGTCACGGACTGGGGATAATATTGCTGCTGTGGTAGTATGTACTGCTCGTTCGGTATAGACATGCTGACGGGCGCTTGGTAGGAATGCTCTGAGGATGTGTCTTCCGACGGCGGTCGAGTCATAGCCCCTGACGGATGAGAACGATGTTGATGCTTGGTCAATGTGGTTTTTCGACAGAAGCTGTAGAAATCAATCAGTTAGCTAGTCCGTCGCTATGCGTATGATCTTGTGCACATGCACGCACATGTGCGCGCGCGGAATCGGCGCCGCTGTAGCTAAGTACCTTCGTTCGCATGTGGGCTCCTGGCAGATATAGGGTCTTTTCCCTGTATGGATCCTTCTATGACGGGCCAAACTTGATGACTATGCGACATTAGCCAAGGCGATTTATTTTTGGTGCAGTGAATACTTACATCGGAAAATGCTTTGTGGCAGCCCTCATGATCACAGACATGAGGCTTTTCACCGGTATGTGTCCGGGAATGAACAGTCAACGCACTGCGTTGGATGAAGCTCTTATTGCAGTCCTTGACGGTGCAATGATAAGGTCGTTCATTGGTATGTATTCGATAATGTCTACAGAGATCCGATTTGCGATTGAACGACTGCCACCATCAGCATTCGAAATTCTTGATTCTCACACCGGAATACACTTACCTTTCCACAGTGCTCCCAGGAACAGTTAAAATCGCGACCCGTACCTGGAGCCATGGCTGCGAAGAGGATGGCGCCGGGTGGTTGGAGAGGGTTGATCGAAGTGTGGTCGAGGCGGGAAGCGAAATAAATGGTCCAGGTGGGGTTTGATCGTTGACCGGACAAGATGATGGcaatcaaaaaaaaaaaaaaaaaaacggcTGAGCAGAGAAGAACTGAAACAAAAGATAAGAAACAAGTGTAGAAATAGATCTGAGATTGAAACAGTGGCAAAGCGATCTGGCTAGGAGAACAGGTATGATCAATCAATTCAGGTTAATCAAGACTGACTCGCACAATCGCCGGTCGGGGAGTCAGGTTATCTATCAGTCGGGGAGCCGGAGATAGCAGAAAGGCGGAGGGAAATGTCAgcgagagaaagagagagacgaagagaagaaaaaagaagtagaaagagcagcagcagcagaagaagattGATGAATCGAACGCGGTAGGTCGGGCTGGTCCGGGGacataataataataataatccgCAGCAGCTGTTTGGCGGGAGTGGAGAACGATGCGTTGGGTTGATACGAGCGATGATCTTGATATCGAGGATACTGTACGAAGTAGTAGGATTCGCGATGGAAAATATCACGAGGGAAAAGAGATGAAAAATAGCAGTACTTGAGAAAAGCCGCTTTTGTGAAACAAGAGAAGATAGAAGGAGTAGAAAAAAGGCCAGAGAGAgacaaaaaggaagagaCCTGGTCCTTATTTTTACCAGAATACCATGAATACACAATACTCGTACAAGCctttgtactctgtacaaaaCACAAGAGACTTGACAATCTCCACGATCCCGTCTGATTGGCTCAAATCGACCGAGTGTGAAGTGGGGAAGGGTGGTCCCATTACCGAGCTGTCTTTCCGGTCATTTGGATGGTCAGTCTCCACTTTTGACGGAATTTAGGTTAGAGGGGCCACATTAGCGCTTGCAGGTTTGGAGATTATTATTGGCTTCCCCGGGGACGCTAATCGGGCCGGGTGGGTGGAGTGGTGGATACTGGACAGCGCTAGTCTTTTTCTGAACTAGCTTCCTGTACGGAGTGCGATAGCGTATCATACGCTTACGCtgtacatacagagtacagttgTAGTAATACCAGTCATTCCATACTCGATATGTACCAGATTTGTGCTATTCTGGTCATAATAATAGCTTGGTATTGCAGATACCGTGGTACAGACTACATTGGATCCGTTCTAGTAAGCATTTGTACCCCCCGTACGGCTATGTACCTAAACCAGACTTGGTAGTCGGTATCAACAAAGTTCAACCATGGCTATCCCCTACAAATCCAGACAAGTAGACGTCCCGCCAAGCAATTTTCTCCTCTATGACAGCCGTCTAATTAGATAACATTTTCAGCAAGGGACCATTTACCACTCTTTTACTGTTCTATACTGGTCTACACTGGTCTACACTGGTctatacaaaaaaaaaaaaagatgtAGTTGAGATCGATTTGCACGTCGCGTCACATGGTTCAGGTCTGCTGATCTGGCCGCAGTTCGCCAACAGTTCCCTTTTGGGCTATTCGAGGATCTCCAGGCTTTTACCCTGAATTCGCAACTGTCTTCCATCAATCATGAGCCAGATAATCCTGACGATATGTCGGTGTACTGTATTCTGCAACTCATCGTGTTGGCGTGATAGGAGCCCGCCGTGCAGTCTTCTGATTCTACAGGTAACGTCTCGTTTATTCCCGTCCACTTCTCTTACAAGTTCTTACGGAGTATGTATACTGTAATGGCTTTCGTTCCATGGAGACCACAGTGGATTACACGCCATGCAggacatacagagtactcctcCTCTGATACCCGTCCTTCGTACAGAAAGACCCATCCCATATTCAGCCATTCCTCCGTAGCCCAAAAACCGGGTTTGCAGTGCTGCATTACCATGCTAGAAGCATACGGCGAATTCATTCCTTCGCGCTGCCAACCCGGCCGCTCCTCTGTAAGCTACAACCTTGAGGGCGACATTTGGCCGCAAGGAGACGCGTATCCCCGCATTCCCGTCGATTCGCCGCTGATTGTGATTTGCCGGGAAATTATCTTCCGTAGTAGAATCGTCTGCGTTTATCTCTTATTGGCGCCAGATACGAGCCAGACAAGCAACCAAGAAAGGAATGGGAAGGGCTACGAGAGCACCGTGTTGGCCGAGTAGCGGTCAAACAAGCGACGCATGACGCCAGGCGTGCATTCGTCCTATGCggttctctctctctcttctctcatTAAATGACTAACCAAAATCTCCGACGCAGGTTGATGTGTTGCGATCGAAAGTTTGTTGGAATACGGGGTGTGTTTCATTGTTCCTTGGGGACGCTTCGCATTAGATTAATAAGAGCCACTGGTCAGCCCATTTCGTACTTGTACGAATTATGGCCATGAAAACACCATCAATCTGCAGACTGATTGCGGAGAAGATTATCAATGACTCGAGACTGTCGGTGTGCTTCTGTATTTTGCGGCACGGATTTCAAGTCACTGCTTATCCCATCGGTACCCGTCAGCCTTGTGGCCCTTGCAGCGGCAAGCCCACCCAAAGTTGAGGCTGATAGATAGAGATACTCCAAAACGGAGGACATACCACAACGATCATGGTTATCCGAGGCCACATGGCTGTTAATCTATCAATACGAACGAACTATTAGGGGGGATCGTTTCAACGAATCACATCACTCCTGGCATTCATTTACTTCGGGGATATTCCGGAATCCAAGATGAGGTGCACTTCCTCGGTTATCATGCCATTTTATGCCTTCGTGTTCTGAATAAATAATAAACACGCTAACAGAGTCCATCAGAATCCTCCAAAGACATGGTGTGCTGGAAGCTTGCACCCTGTATGGAGCGTCTTGGATCCTCAGCAATCAGTATCCTGCGTCAGCCTGTTGATCATCTGTTCTCGAATCCCGGAATCACTGCATTGGATCCATCAAGCCTCCCTGTTCCTCAGGTCTTACATGTGCTCGCATGGATTATACACCATACGGAAGATACTGTCAGCGCACGCGCCAACATGGCCCGGGATGAAGCTAGATAGCTTGCCTTTCGGCTGTTTGGTGGCTGCTGCATTCCGAATCATGCTTTTGCAAGGGTATTGCAGATGCCTATCGACGCGTGAATTGACATTAACGGACAGTGATATTCGACAGGGATCTGTTCCGAACAAAGCCGGAGAGGCTCAAAAATGGATTCGGGAATTATGATGAAGTACCTGGTCATATTCGGTACTACCGTCCTGTAAGCCGTAACACCAATGCTAGTTGAAAGCCCCCGTCTATGTAGAATCGTAGATACCTCAGGCCTAAAAAGCGCACTTTGATATGCACGTGAATATGCTTATTCAGCCTCGTTGTGATCTCCAAAATCTCCAGACTTCCTCCACAGGCCAAAAACAGAAATAAACAACATCGCCAGATCTCAATTAATTGTATTCATGGCAGACCAGGTTCAGCAAGGTCTGCAGGACCAGCTGTTTGTCTTAGTAACGGGTGCCAACAGGTGTGTGCGGTTTGTTTGTCTGGTCCGTTTGGACAGAATCCAAAACTCTCCTGACCACGTTGTAATTCCAATCGGTACTGACACTGAATTACAAAGTGGCCTCGGATTCACAATCTGTTGCCGACTAGCAGACGAATTCCTCACCTCCCGCCCATCCCACCAATCCCTCACGATAATCTTCACAACACGAAGCACAAAAAAGGGAACGGACACTCTCAACCGTCTACAAGAATACCTCCGCAACTCCAAGCCCGGTCCTTCACAATTCAACCGCGTCACCTTCGTTCCTGAGAATGTCGACCTGTGCGATCTTGTATCCGTCCGCACCCTTTCCCGCCGCCTCTTAAAGACCTTCCCGAAACTCGACTCCATCGTTCTCAATGCCGGACTCGGGGGTTGGACGGGTATTGACTGGCCAAGGGCGATTTTCGGGGTCCTCACAGATCTGGTCCATGAGGTTTCATGGCCATCGTATAAGGTTGCGCCGGCGGGGGTGATTACAGAGCGACAGATTGCGAGTGCAGGTACGGACGAGaagaatgaagaagagcCGCGATTGGGGGCTGTGTTCTGTGCCAATGTGTTTGGTCACTACATGCTGGCGCATAATGTGATGCCTCTGTTGAAGCGGTCAGGAATGGAGAATCCGAATAATGGTCCCGGTCGTGTTATTTGGGTGTCCAGTTTGGAGGCTACAATCAATTACTTCAGCACCGATGACATCCAGGGTCTTCGTACGACAACCGCGTACGAATCGTCCAAAGCC from Aspergillus chevalieri M1 DNA, chromosome 1, nearly complete sequence includes the following:
- a CDS encoding putative C2H2 finger domain protein (COG:K;~EggNog:ENOG410Q2F0;~InterPro:IPR036236,IPR013087;~PFAM:PF00096); this translates as MAPGTGRDFNCSWEHCGKSFNRKSDLCRHYRIHTNERPYHCTVKDCNKSFIQRSALTVHSRTHTGEKPHVCDHEGCHKAFSDSSSLARHRRIHTGKRPYICQEPTCERSFCRKTTLTKHQHRSHPSGAMTRPPSEDTSSEHSYQAPVSMSIPNEQYILPQQQYYPQSVTPSHDFYPPPQQQNLPMTQMVPEPQPAPPPLVTQNVAVSPPLEIQQMQQQVEQQYLQLMQQRYEANRVVNYVPPAQTYHQPASYAGQQPMTETHPLLMSTYLPSNYEYKPPMRMLDQPEGTDWRFLGVG
- the ERG27 gene encoding 3-keto-steroid reductase (BUSCO:EOG09262SR7;~COG:I;~EggNog:ENOG410PJ4U;~InterPro:IPR036291;~TransMembrane:1 (o292-311i)) — protein: MADQVQQGLQDQLFVLVTGANSGLGFTICCRLADEFLTSRPSHQSLTIIFTTRSTKKGTDTLNRLQEYLRNSKPGPSQFNRVTFVPENVDLCDLVSVRTLSRRLLKTFPKLDSIVLNAGLGGWTGIDWPRAIFGVLTDLVHEVSWPSYKVAPAGVITERQIASAGTDEKNEEEPRLGAVFCANVFGHYMLAHNVMPLLKRSGMENPNNGPGRVIWVSSLEATINYFSTDDIQGLRTTTAYESSKALTDILALTSNLPSTAPWVNSFYSSDNPTPDDSKPNMYLSHPGICGTGILPLNLPLFYCMIAAFWLARLLGSPWHTLSTYLGACAPVWLSISTQSTLDDTEAPYLAHGGGRAKWGSSCDLVGRDQPASTEVDGWGHGGVVGGAVVQADRERRRKRGAVNLTGEDRERFEELGRECWRQMEELRVTWDQLLDKAGV